From a single Ptychodera flava strain L36383 unplaced genomic scaffold, AS_Pfla_20210202 Scaffold_53__1_contigs__length_892398_pilon, whole genome shotgun sequence genomic region:
- the LOC139128421 gene encoding conserved oligomeric Golgi complex subunit 8-like: protein MQDSRNENPDDNEMDTTEMNENVENGDKVIENIDAGGEGIQTNADNQTTPVDNHDLHSNIDDQPNDHDVINDSPKMNETSTTDKNASNIPGKEMNVTQSEKDGQDVNVSISTNYNENVHSQHVDTCIEPRNSDNMEKMEISSNDIQNATHHESESNKSQKTHSSSGKSAEERVLTPPSPFPPSPCFSPATGSLSSTDSNQPISVELSDSSLPGPSSLFNSSLDNSQDLFLTPAQILANQKNHNEDDDIDEITSMTSELSDISQTAERNRQAPSIQAIEEFLEDTLHSKKIITRCIEFCPDLSAFNNYRRCQHLSGAQKAMVQKINSKIKQHIRATGKPIH from the coding sequence ATGCAAGATTCTCGCAATGAAAATCCTGACGATAATGAAATGGACACaactgaaatgaatgaaaacgttgaaaatggtgacaaagttattgaaaatattgatgcGGGAGGGGAAGGAATTCAGACAAATGCCGATAACCAAACCACACCTGTTGATAACCATGACTTGCATAGTAATATCGATGATCAACCAAACGATCATGATGTGATAAACGACAGTccaaaaatgaatgaaacatCGACAACCGACAAAAATGCCAGCAACATTCCAGGAAAGGAAATGAATGTCACGCAGTCTGAAAAAGATGGTCAAGACGTCAATGTATCGATTTCAACTAATTATAATGAAAATGTTCACTCACAACACGTAGACACATGCATAGAGCCAAGAAATAGCGACAACATGGAAAAAATGGAAATTAGCAGTAATGACATTCAAAACGCCACTCACCACGAATCAGAATCTAACAAGTCTCAAAAAACTCATTCTTCCTCGGGTAAATCTGCCGAAGAGAGGGTACTAACCCCTCCTTCACCTTTCCCTCCCTCTCCATGTTTTTCCCCCGCTACAGGCTCTCTTAGCTCGACGGATTCCAATCAACCCATTTCGGTCGAGCTCTCTGATTCGTCTCTTCCTGGTCCCTCGTCCCTTTTCAATTCGTCATTGGATAATTCTCAAGATCTCTTCCTCACCCCTGCTCAAATTTTAGCAaatcaaaaaaatcacaatgaaGACGATGATATTGATGAAATAACATCAATGACGTCAGAATTATCAGACATATCACAGACAGCTGAACGAAATAGACAAGCACCTTCAATTCAAGCTATAGAAGAGTTCCTTGAAGACACTCTTCACTCAAAGAAAATAATCACTAGATGTATAGAATTTTGTCCTGATCTCAGCGCCTTCAATAATTATCGCAGATGCCAACACTTGTCAGGAGCTCAGAAAGCAATGGTCCAAAAGATAAATTCCAAGATCAAACAACATATTAGAGCAACTGGTAAACCCATTCATTAG